A single Pseudomonas sp. MM223 DNA region contains:
- the uvrY gene encoding Response regulator UvrY (*Name uvrY): MIRVLVAEDHTIVREGIKQLIGLAKDMQVVGEAGNGEQLLDTLRHTPCEVVLLDISMPGVNGLEAIPRIRALHDAPAILMLSMHDEAQMAARALKAGAAGYATKDSDPALLLTAIRRVAGGGRYIDPSLADRMVFEVGLTESRPLHTLLSEREFSVFERLAQGANVNDIAQQLALSSKTISTHKARLMQKLKVNSLAELVKYAMEHKLV; this comes from the coding sequence GTGATTCGAGTACTGGTGGCCGAAGACCACACCATTGTCCGTGAAGGCATCAAGCAATTGATTGGCCTGGCCAAGGACATGCAGGTGGTGGGGGAGGCCGGGAATGGCGAGCAGTTGCTCGACACCCTGCGCCACACGCCGTGCGAGGTGGTGCTGCTGGATATCTCGATGCCGGGGGTGAATGGCCTGGAGGCGATCCCGCGGATACGTGCGCTGCACGATGCGCCGGCAATCCTGATGCTGTCGATGCACGATGAAGCGCAGATGGCGGCGCGGGCGCTGAAGGCCGGTGCGGCGGGTTATGCCACCAAGGACAGTGACCCGGCGCTGTTACTGACGGCGATTCGCCGGGTGGCGGGTGGCGGGCGGTATATTGACCCGTCGCTGGCCGACCGCATGGTGTTCGAAGTGGGCCTGACCGAGTCTCGGCCATTGCACACGCTGCTGTCGGAGCGGGAGTTCTCGGTGTTCGAGCGCCTGGCCCAGGGGGCAAACGTCAACGACATCGCCCAGCAGCTGGCGCTGTCGAGCAAGACCATCAGTACCCACAAGGCACGCTTGATGCAAAAGCTGAAAGTGAACTCGTTGGCGGAGCTGGTGAAGTACGCCATGGAGCACAAGCTGGTCTGA